Below is a genomic region from Candidatus Bostrichicola ureolyticus.
CATGAAAATCCTCAAATACCTAATTATGGTAAAAAAGGTAATGGTGATCTTTTAAAAGAAGGAATGGTATTAGCTATAGAACCAATGGTTAATATGGGTACTGATCAAATACAATTTGATAAAGATGGTTGGACAATTTCTACTTTTGATAGACAACCTTCAGCTCATTTTGAGCATAATATAGCAATTATTAATGGTAAAGCTTCTTTACTATCTACTTTTGAATATATTTATAAATCTTTAATTAAATAAATAAATATGCCCACTATTCAACAATTAATAAGAAAAGGAAGAATTTCAATTAAAAAAACTAGTAAATCAGCTATATTAAATTCTTGTCCTCAAAAAAGAGGTGTATGTACACGTGTATATACTACTACTCCTAAAAAACCTAATTCTGCTATGCGTAAAGTTTGTCGTGTACGTTTAACTAATGGAAAAGAAATAATTGCTTATATACGTGGTGAAGGTCATAATCTTCAAGAGCATTCAATTGTATGTGTAGCAGGAGGAAAAATAGCTAGAGATCTTTCAGGAGTACGTGCTCATGTAGAACGTGGATGTAGAGATGCTGCTGGAGTTGTTGGTCGTATGAAAAGTAGAAGTAAATATGGTACTAAAAAAAGTTCTAATGAAAATAAACAATAATGAGAAAAGTTAAAGCTTTAAAAAAGTCTTATTTACCAGATCCCAAATATGGTGATACATTAGTCACTAGATTTGTTAATCATCTTATTAAAGATGGTAAAAAAATAAAAGCTTTTAATATATTTTATAATGCTATTAAAAAAATAGATGAGGATAAAAAAACAGAAGAAAAAACAGGTTTAGATATTTGGAAACAGGCATTAAAAAATGTTATGCCTCATGTAGAAGTTAGAAGCCGTCGCATTGGAGGAGTAAATATTCAAATTCCTGTTACTATATCGTCACATATGAAAATAACTAAAGCCATAAAATTGATAATTAAATGTGCATCATTACGAAATGAAAAAAGTATGGCATTTAAATTAGCCTGTGAGATTTTAGATGCGTTTAATGAAGAAGGTATGGCTATAAAAAAAAGAGATAATATTCATAAAATTGTTGAAGCTAATAAGGCTTTTTCTCATTTTAGATTTTAGTATTTATGGTCAAAAACAAATTGAAATATACAAGAAATATAGGTATTGCAGCACATATTGATGCTGGTAAAACAACTACAACAGAACGTATTCTTTTTTATACTGGTAAAACTCATAAAATAGGTGAAGTGCATGAAGGAACTGCTACCATGGATTGGATGGCTCAAGAACAAGAAAGGGGCATTACAATTACTTCTGCAGCAACACGTTGCGAATGGACGTATTATAATAATAAATATTATATCAATATAATTGATACACCTGGACATGTAGATTTTACAGTAGAAGTAGAACGTTCTATTCGTGTATTAGATGGTATGGTAGTTTTATTTAGTGCTGTAGATGGGGTAGAACCTCAGTCAGAAACTGTTTGGAGACAAGCTGATAAATATAATATTCCAAGAATAGGTTATGTTAATAAAATGGATCGTAGAGGGTCAGATTTTTTTAATGTTTGTGATCAAGTAAAAAATATTTTAGGTAGTAAATCAGTTATTATGCAAATACCTATTGGTAATGAAATAGATTTTAAAGGTATAATAGATTTAATTTCAAATAAAGCTATTATTTGGAATGATAATGATAAAGGTGTAACATATAAAGAATGTGAAATACCTAATAGTATAAAAAATATTTCTATAAAATATAGAAATAAATTAATAGAAGATATTGTAGAATATGATGATGTTTTAATAGAAAAATTTTTTAAAGATCCTTCTTCTATTTCAGAAGAAGAAATATATAAAACTTTACGTAAAGCTACAATAAATCTTAAAATAGTTCCTATGTTTTGTGGTTCTTCTTTTAGAAATAAAGGAGTCCAAATATTAATAGATGCAATATGTCAGTATTTGCCATCTCCTATTGATATAAAAAAAATTATTGGTATAAATCCTATTACAAATAATAAAGAAGAACGTAGACCTGATGATAATGAACCATTTTCAGCATTAGCATTTAAAATTTCTACTGATCAATTTGTTGGCCGTTTAGCTTTTATAAGAGTTTATTCTGGTGTATTAAATGCTGGTTCTTATGTATATAATACGCGTACAAAAAATAAAGAACGTATTTCACGTATATATCAAATGCATACTAATAAACAAATTCCTATAGAAAAAGTTGGAGCAGGTGATATTGGAGCTATAGTAGGTTTTAAAGATATTAAAACAGGAGATACTATTTGTTATGAGAAATATCCAATAATATTAGAAAATATATCGTTTCCTGAACCAGTAATAGGATTAGCTATTGAACCTAAATATAAAAAAGATCTTGATAAAATGAGTTTGGCAATTTCAAAATTTCTTGAAGAAGATCCTACTATTCAAGTACGTATTGATAGATCAACCAGACAAACTATTATTTCAGGTATGGGAGAATTACATTTAGAAATTATTATAGATCGTATGAAAAGAGAATTTGGAGTAGAAGTCAATCACGGAGAACCTCAAGTTGAATATAAAGAAGCATTAAAAACTACAATTAAACATAGAGAAATTTATAAAAAACAAACTGGAGGTAGGGGAAAATTTGCAGATATAATATTTATATTAAGTCCTTCTGAAAAAAATAAAAATGGTTTAGAATTTATAAATAAAGTGAAAGGTGGTAATATTCCAAAAGAATTTATTCCTTCTATTGAAAAAGGTTTTAGGGCAGCAATGAAAAGTGGACCTTTAGCTGGTTATGAAATTGATGCAATGAAATTAACTTTAATAGATGGTTCTTATCATCCAGTAGATTCTGATCAATTATCTTTTGAATTAGCAGCAAAATCTGGATTTAGAGAATCATCAAAAAAGGCAAAATTTGTTTTATTAGAACCTATAATGAAATTAGAAATAGTAACTCCTGAAGAAAATATGGGAGATATTGTAGGAGATTTGAATCGTAGGAGAGGTACTGTAAAACACATAGATAGCCGTAATAATACAAAAATTATTAAGACTATTGTTCCTTTATCAGAAATGTTTGGATATGTCACTACTTTACGTACGTTATCTTCTGGTAGAGCAATTTCAACAATGGAATTTTCTCATTATGAAGTTGTTCCCTCTAATATAGCAGAAGAAATTATTTCAAAAACAAAAGATATATAAAATATGAGTCAAAATATTAGAATAAAATTACAATCATATGATCATTTTTTATTAGATAATTCTATGGATAAAATTATTAAATCGGTAATTCCTACAGGTGTTATAATTAAAGGTCCTATTCCTTTACCTACTGTTAAAAAAATTTATACTGTATTACGTTCACCACATGTTAATAAAAAGTCTCGTGAACAATATGTTTTACCTAAACATAAGAGATTTTTAGAAATTTGTAATGCACGTTCTACTACTATAGATGCTTTGATGAAGTTAGAATTAGCTAGTGGAGTTGAAGTTAAAATTAAAGTTTAATTATGCAAGGAATAATAGGTAAGTATATAGGTATGATTAACTTATATCAAAATGGAATAAGTATTCCATGTAGTATTATAAAAGCTGGACCATGTACAGTAACTCAAATTAAAACTATAGATAAAGATGGTTATTGCGCTATACAATTGGGTTTTGAGTATAAAAAAAAGATAAATAAACCTTTAAAAGGACATTTTAAAAATATATTACCTAATAAAAAAATTGTAGAATTTAAAGGAGATTTTCCTAATCTTAAATTAGGAGATAATATTAAAGTTAATATTTTTAATGAAAATGAATTAATTAATATTACAGGTATTTCTAAAGGCAAAGGATTTCAAGGGGTAATAAAACGTCATAGATTTTCAGGTGTTGGTGAAAGTACTCATGGTCAACATAATCGTTTAAGAGCTCCAGGATCTATTGGAGCTGGATCTGATCCTTCTCGTGTATTTAAAGGGACTTTAATGGCAGGTAGAACAGGTAATAATAGAATTACTATTAAAAATATTAATTTAATTAAAATAGATATAGAAAAAGATTTATTAATTGTTAAAGGATCCGTACCAGGATATAAAAATTCGTATTTAATAATAAATAAAATTAATAAATGGAAGTAACAGTATTTAATATAAATGGTGAAAAAACTGGATCTTTAAAATTAGATTCTTTTAATATTAATCCTAATAATCATTCTGTATATCTTGAAATTAAAAGATATTTAGCATCAAAACGTCAAGGAACTCATAAAACCAAAGAAAGAAGTGAATTATCAGGAAGTAGACGTAAACTACATCGTCAAAAAGGAACTGGTAGTTCAAGAAAAGGTGATATTAAGAATCCTTTATTTAAAGGTGGAGCAAGAGTTTTTGGACCTACTCCTAGAAAGTATAATTTTAAGTTAAATAAATCTTTAAAAAGATTAGCTAAACGTTCTATTATAAGTCAAAAATTGAAAGATAATTCAATATTAATTTTAGAAGATTTTTATTTAGAAATTCCTAAAACTAGGATTTTTTTAGAAAAATTAAAATTTTTTAATTATATATCAATAAATAAAAAAAATATTCTAATGGTTTTAGAAACGTATAATAAAAATTTATATTTAGCATCTCGTAATTTACCTAAATTCAAACTTATATCAGTTAATGAATTAAATAGTTATGATCTTTTAAAAGCTTCATATATTATTTTTTTTAAAAGTTCAATAGAAAAAATTTCTAATTATTTGAATAAATGACAATTTTAATTAAACCTTTAAATAAAGTTGAAAAATATAATAGATATAATAAATCTTACGTTTTTTTAGTTAAAAATAGAGCCAATAAAATTCAAATAAAGAATGAAATAGAAAAATTTTATAATGTTATAGTAAAAAATGTTAATACAATAATATTTTATATTAAACCAAAATCTAAATATACTAAAAAAGGATTTATTATAAATAAGTCAAAAACATTAAAAAAAGCTATAATAACTCTTGAAAAAGGTGCTTTTATAAATTATATAAATAAATAATAAATGTCAATTAAAAAATTAAAACCAATAACGTCAGGTCAAAGATTTAGAGTAGTAAATAATTATGATGATATTTCTAAAAAAAAAAATTTAAGTAATGTTAAATATTTAAGTATAGGAAAAAATAAATCAGGTGGAAGAAATAATTATGGCAAAATTACTATGCGTTATATTGGAGGAGGGCATAAAAAAAAATATAGAATTATTGATTTTAAAAGAAATAAATTCAATATACCAGCTATTGTAAAAACTATTGAATATGATCCTAATAGATCATCTTTTATCTCTTTGTTATTTTATGCTGATGGTGAAAAACGATATATTATATCTCCCAATGGAATTAAAATTGGTCAAAAAATTTTTTCAGGTAAAAACATTTCACCAGACATTGGAAATGCTTTATATTTAAATGATATTCCTTTAGGAACTATTATTTCATGTATAGAAATAAAACCTGGTAAAGGAGCAACACTAGCTCGTAGTGCTGGTTCTTATGCACAATTGATGGCTAAAGATGGTAAATATGTAATAGTTAAATTACCTTCAGGTAAGAATCAAATGATTTTGAATAACTGTATTGCTACTATAGGGTCTGTATCTAACGTTGATCATCAATTAGAAATATTAGGCAAAGCTGGAAGAAATAGATGGTTAGGAAGAAGACCACGCACTAGAGGTGTAGCAATGAATCCAATAGATCATCCTATGGGAGGTGGAGAGGGAAAATCTTCTGGAGGTCATCCAAGAAATAGAAAAGGTATACCTTCAAAAGGATTTAAAACACGTTCTAAAAAAACATCATCTAAATATATAATAGATAATAAAAAATAATATGGCACGTTCATTAAAAAAAGGTCCATATGTATCGTATACATTATTAAAAAAGGTTATTAATAATAAAAAATTAAATAAAAAAATAGTTATAAAAACGTGGTCAAGATCATCAATGATAATTCCTGAATTTGTAGGTCAAACTTTTGCTGTTCATAATGGAAAACATCATATTCCAGTATATATAACTGAAAATATGGTGGGCCACAAATTAGGAGAATTTGTTTATACTAGGATATTTAGGGGACACGCAGGTTCTAAAAATAAAAAAATAACAAAATAATGTAGTATGGGTGCAAGAAAAAAGAGAATAGCTATAAATAATATTAAATATAGAAAACCAATAGTATTTGCTTTATTACGAAATGTTCCAATATCTCCCCGGAAAATGAGATTAATGGCGAATAATATTCGTAATTTAAGTGTCAATAATGCTTTAAATATTTTAAAATATAGCAAACAAAAATCATCAATTTTTTTAAAAAAACTTTTATTATCAGCATTATCAAATTGGAAAATAAAAAATAAAAATATTGAAAAACCTTTATATATAAAAGAAATTATTGTCAATAAAGCTCGTACTTTAAAAAGATTACGAATAGCTTCTAAAGGTAGAGCTAATCAAATAAAAAAGAAATATAATAATGTTAAAATTATAATTAATTATTAAAATGGGACAAAAAACAAATCCAATTGCTAATAGATTAGGTATTATTCTATCATGGCAATCTAGTTGGTGTGGGGATTTTTTAGAAAGAATTACTGAAGATTTTAAAATAAGACATTATATAGAAAAACGTTTACCAAAATATATTGTCTCTCGTATATTCATAGAACGTACTTTAAAATTTATTACTATTACTATATATACTTCTCGTCCAGCTATTATTATTGGTAAAGGTGGTCATGAGATAGATAAATTAAAAAATGAATTAAGTAAAATTACTACCAAAGAAATGCAAATAAATGTTAATGATATTAAACGTCCTGAACTTGATGCATCTTTAGTAGCTAAAAATTTAGCTCGTTATATTGAAAATAGATTTTCTTATAAAAGAATTATTAAACAAGCTATTATATCTGCTATGCGTCTTAGTGCAGAAGGTATAAAAATACAAGTGTCAGGTAGATTAAATGGAGTAGAAATGGCGCGTAAAGAATCTTATAAAGAAGGTAGCATTTCTTTATCTACTTTTCGTGTAAATATAGATTATGCTATGGTGGAAGCACATACTATTTATGGAAGAATAGGCATTAAAGTATGGATAAATAAAGGAGAAATTTATAATAAAAAAGAATTTTTAATAGTAGGTGGAGGTGGAAAAAGATAATAAATATGTTACAACCTAAACGAACAAAATATAATAAACAACAAAAAAAACCTGTAAAAGGTAATTCTACAAAAGGAACTAGGCTTTCATATGGTGACTATGGTATTAAAACTCTAAAATCATCATGGATTACTGCTAGTCAAATAGAGGCTGCACGTATAGCAGCTACTCGTTATATGAAACGAGAAGGAAAATTATGGATTAATATATTTCCTGATAAACCTATTACAAAAAAACCCCAAGAAGTACGTATGGGAAAAGGAAAAGGGAATGTAGATCATTGGGTAGCAAATACTAAACGTGGACGTATTTTGTTTGAAATTAGTGGTGTTAGTATAACTATTGCTAAGGAAGCTTTAAGATTAGCATCACATAAATTACCTGTGAAAACTAAATTTGTTATTGCAAATGATTTAAATATTAAAAACAATGAAAATTAATGAATTAAAAAAATTATCTATTGAAGAACTTAAGTCATTATTAAAAATGAAACAAGATAATTATCAAAAATTAAAATTTGATAATACAATATCAACTATAAAAAATCCTCTTTTAATTAAGAATCTTAGAAAAGATATAGCTCGTATTAATACAATTATAAATAATTTATAAATAATATTATATTTCTATTTCAATAATAAGAATATATATGACTAGAAATTCTAGAAAAGAAAGGACAGGATTAGTAATAAGTACTAAAATGAATAAAACTATAGTAGTTTTGGAAACTAAACGTGTCAATCATCCACGTTATGGAAAAAGTATAGTAAAGTCTAAAAAATATATGGTACATGATGAAAAAAATGTTTCTAATAAAGGAGATAATGTAATTATTATGGAAACTCGTCCATTAAGTAAAA
It encodes:
- the rpsL gene encoding 30S ribosomal protein S12; translation: MPTIQQLIRKGRISIKKTSKSAILNSCPQKRGVCTRVYTTTPKKPNSAMRKVCRVRLTNGKEIIAYIRGEGHNLQEHSIVCVAGGKIARDLSGVRAHVERGCRDAAGVVGRMKSRSKYGTKKSSNENKQ
- the rpsG gene encoding 30S ribosomal protein S7, with amino-acid sequence MRKVKALKKSYLPDPKYGDTLVTRFVNHLIKDGKKIKAFNIFYNAIKKIDEDKKTEEKTGLDIWKQALKNVMPHVEVRSRRIGGVNIQIPVTISSHMKITKAIKLIIKCASLRNEKSMAFKLACEILDAFNEEGMAIKKRDNIHKIVEANKAFSHFRF
- the fusA gene encoding elongation factor G, with product MVKNKLKYTRNIGIAAHIDAGKTTTTERILFYTGKTHKIGEVHEGTATMDWMAQEQERGITITSAATRCEWTYYNNKYYINIIDTPGHVDFTVEVERSIRVLDGMVVLFSAVDGVEPQSETVWRQADKYNIPRIGYVNKMDRRGSDFFNVCDQVKNILGSKSVIMQIPIGNEIDFKGIIDLISNKAIIWNDNDKGVTYKECEIPNSIKNISIKYRNKLIEDIVEYDDVLIEKFFKDPSSISEEEIYKTLRKATINLKIVPMFCGSSFRNKGVQILIDAICQYLPSPIDIKKIIGINPITNNKEERRPDDNEPFSALAFKISTDQFVGRLAFIRVYSGVLNAGSYVYNTRTKNKERISRIYQMHTNKQIPIEKVGAGDIGAIVGFKDIKTGDTICYEKYPIILENISFPEPVIGLAIEPKYKKDLDKMSLAISKFLEEDPTIQVRIDRSTRQTIISGMGELHLEIIIDRMKREFGVEVNHGEPQVEYKEALKTTIKHREIYKKQTGGRGKFADIIFILSPSEKNKNGLEFINKVKGGNIPKEFIPSIEKGFRAAMKSGPLAGYEIDAMKLTLIDGSYHPVDSDQLSFELAAKSGFRESSKKAKFVLLEPIMKLEIVTPEENMGDIVGDLNRRRGTVKHIDSRNNTKIIKTIVPLSEMFGYVTTLRTLSSGRAISTMEFSHYEVVPSNIAEEIISKTKDI
- the rpsJ gene encoding 30S ribosomal protein S10, whose translation is MSQNIRIKLQSYDHFLLDNSMDKIIKSVIPTGVIIKGPIPLPTVKKIYTVLRSPHVNKKSREQYVLPKHKRFLEICNARSTTIDALMKLELASGVEVKIKV
- the rplC gene encoding 50S ribosomal protein L3, giving the protein MQGIIGKYIGMINLYQNGISIPCSIIKAGPCTVTQIKTIDKDGYCAIQLGFEYKKKINKPLKGHFKNILPNKKIVEFKGDFPNLKLGDNIKVNIFNENELINITGISKGKGFQGVIKRHRFSGVGESTHGQHNRLRAPGSIGAGSDPSRVFKGTLMAGRTGNNRITIKNINLIKIDIEKDLLIVKGSVPGYKNSYLIINKINKWK
- the rplD gene encoding 50S ribosomal protein L4, yielding MEVTVFNINGEKTGSLKLDSFNINPNNHSVYLEIKRYLASKRQGTHKTKERSELSGSRRKLHRQKGTGSSRKGDIKNPLFKGGARVFGPTPRKYNFKLNKSLKRLAKRSIISQKLKDNSILILEDFYLEIPKTRIFLEKLKFFNYISINKKNILMVLETYNKNLYLASRNLPKFKLISVNELNSYDLLKASYIIFFKSSIEKISNYLNK
- the rplW gene encoding 50S ribosomal protein L23, with the translated sequence MTILIKPLNKVEKYNRYNKSYVFLVKNRANKIQIKNEIEKFYNVIVKNVNTIIFYIKPKSKYTKKGFIINKSKTLKKAIITLEKGAFINYINK
- the rplB gene encoding 50S ribosomal protein L2; translated protein: MSIKKLKPITSGQRFRVVNNYDDISKKKNLSNVKYLSIGKNKSGGRNNYGKITMRYIGGGHKKKYRIIDFKRNKFNIPAIVKTIEYDPNRSSFISLLFYADGEKRYIISPNGIKIGQKIFSGKNISPDIGNALYLNDIPLGTIISCIEIKPGKGATLARSAGSYAQLMAKDGKYVIVKLPSGKNQMILNNCIATIGSVSNVDHQLEILGKAGRNRWLGRRPRTRGVAMNPIDHPMGGGEGKSSGGHPRNRKGIPSKGFKTRSKKTSSKYIIDNKK
- the rpsS gene encoding 30S ribosomal protein S19 produces the protein MARSLKKGPYVSYTLLKKVINNKKLNKKIVIKTWSRSSMIIPEFVGQTFAVHNGKHHIPVYITENMVGHKLGEFVYTRIFRGHAGSKNKKITK
- a CDS encoding 50S ribosomal protein L22 — its product is MGARKKRIAINNIKYRKPIVFALLRNVPISPRKMRLMANNIRNLSVNNALNILKYSKQKSSIFLKKLLLSALSNWKIKNKNIEKPLYIKEIIVNKARTLKRLRIASKGRANQIKKKYNNVKIIINY
- the rpsC gene encoding 30S ribosomal protein S3; translated protein: MGQKTNPIANRLGIILSWQSSWCGDFLERITEDFKIRHYIEKRLPKYIVSRIFIERTLKFITITIYTSRPAIIIGKGGHEIDKLKNELSKITTKEMQINVNDIKRPELDASLVAKNLARYIENRFSYKRIIKQAIISAMRLSAEGIKIQVSGRLNGVEMARKESYKEGSISLSTFRVNIDYAMVEAHTIYGRIGIKVWINKGEIYNKKEFLIVGGGGKR
- the rplP gene encoding 50S ribosomal protein L16; this encodes MLQPKRTKYNKQQKKPVKGNSTKGTRLSYGDYGIKTLKSSWITASQIEAARIAATRYMKREGKLWINIFPDKPITKKPQEVRMGKGKGNVDHWVANTKRGRILFEISGVSITIAKEALRLASHKLPVKTKFVIANDLNIKNNEN
- the rpmC gene encoding 50S ribosomal protein L29 gives rise to the protein MKINELKKLSIEELKSLLKMKQDNYQKLKFDNTISTIKNPLLIKNLRKDIARINTIINNL
- the rpsQ gene encoding 30S ribosomal protein S17 — protein: MTRNSRKERTGLVISTKMNKTIVVLETKRVNHPRYGKSIVKSKKYMVHDEKNVSNKGDNVIIMETRPLSKKKRWRLIKKI